The genomic interval GTCCGTTTTTCCGACCGCCGGCTTTGCAAACCCGACGTTGACCATTGTGGCACTGACCTTGCGACTTGCCGATCATCTGAGAACCCGTCTGACCTGAAACGAGGAGGTGTATGGCGGATTCCTATCGCATTGGAGTTGTGGGGAGCGGCTTCATCGCTCGCGGCTTCGTGATGGCGATGCAGCATGTGAAGGATCTGCGCGTGACGCGCGTGCTGACGCGCACCGACATCCGCAATCGTCCGGACTTTCCCCGGCCGGAGCTGCTCACGAACAGCCTGGACGACCTGATCGAGCACGCCGATCTGGTGGTCGAGTGCAGCGGCGATGTGCTGCATGCCACCGAGGTAGTCAGCCGGGTGCTGGAAGCCGGGCTTCCGGTGGTGACGATGGACGCCGAGTTTCACATCACGACGGGCTCCTATTTTGTCGATCGGGGATTGCTGACCGAAGCCGAGGGCGACCAGCCGGGCTGTCTGGCCGCGCTGCGGGAAGACATTCTGCAGATGGGCTTCCGGCCGCTGGTCTATGGCAACATCAAACGCTACCTGAATCATAATCCCACGCCCGAAGAAATGCACTTCTGGGCGCGGAAGCAGGGCATCACGCTGCCGCAGGTGACGGCCTTTACCGATGGCACCAAGGTGCAGATCGAACAGGCACTGGTGGCCAACGGACTGGGAGCCGACATTGCCGTGCGGGGCATGCTCGGGATTCAGTCGCCGGACGTCGAAGTAGGCGCCCGCACGCTGGCTGACGGCGCCCGTCGTCTTGGCCATCCGATCAGCGACTACGTGCTCTCGCCGGGCGCCCCGGCCGGCGTGTTCATTGC from Rhodothermus marinus carries:
- a CDS encoding NAD(P)-dependent oxidoreductase, which gives rise to MADSYRIGVVGSGFIARGFVMAMQHVKDLRVTRVLTRTDIRNRPDFPRPELLTNSLDDLIEHADLVVECSGDVLHATEVVSRVLEAGLPVVTMDAEFHITTGSYFVDRGLLTEAEGDQPGCLAALREDILQMGFRPLVYGNIKRYLNHNPTPEEMHFWARKQGITLPQVTAFTDGTKVQIEQALVANGLGADIAVRGMLGIQSPDVEVGARTLADGARRLGHPISDYVLSPGAPAGVFIAAEHDDYQRDYLQYLKLGDGPYYVLLRPFHLCHLEIQKTIRRVLFERRILLNNTTHPRISVATIAKRRLPKGTRIERGIGSFDVRGEAVRILDEPDHVPIGLMADVVLTRDVEPGELIRFDDVELPDTLALRAWQAILERVRLKKAVEEQPASTASR